The genome window ACGAAGACGTACTTCCCGGGACGGCCCTCCTGGATCAGCTTCCGCTCTGTGCCCGGAATGTAAAAATTGGGCTGAAGCTCGCGATATCTCCCGCTCTCCTCGTTGTATGACCAGCCGACCCGGTGACGGTGGAACTCGCGGAAGACGAAGATCGGAGCGCTGACGAAGAAGGTCATCGAGTTGTGCTCGAAAGGGCTGCCGTGCCGGTCGCGCATCAGAAAATTGATCAACCCCTTGGACCGCTCGGGGTCTCTGTGGAGCTCCTCCAGAGACTGCTCCCCCGCGGTCGACACTCGCGCCGCCCAGAGCACATCGGAGTCCGAAGCGCTGTGTTTGACCAGTTCGACGGTGACGTCGTCGAGAAAGCGCGGCTGGCTTGGGTCCATGCGGAGACCTTCCGGTGACAGGAATGGGATGGAGGCAAGCCTAGCGCCGCTCTCGGCGGCACCCGCCGCCACACGGCGTGGCGCGGCGGAGGGCGATCTCCTGCGGTCTCGGCTCGGTTCCTCACACAGCCGCGGGCGGGCCCAGCCGGTCCGCCCACGGTCTCGGAT of Streptosporangium album contains these proteins:
- the thyX gene encoding FAD-dependent thymidylate synthase: MDPSQPRFLDDVTVELVKHSASDSDVLWAARVSTAGEQSLEELHRDPERSKGLINFLMRDRHGSPFEHNSMTFFVSAPIFVFREFHRHRVGWSYNEESGRYRELQPNFYIPGTERKLIQEGRPGKYVFVEGSEEQHKLVSEAMEAAYRQSYAAYQEMLEAGIAREVARAVLPVGLFSSMYATCNARSLMHFLSLRTKNEQAKVPSFPQREIEMVAEKMEAAWAGLMPITHAAFVANGRAAP